The DNA window CTACTCCTTTCTCTCCCTTTTTTTCAGATATGACGGTGAGATATAATTTCAGAAAGGATGCACTCAGACAATGTCGTGAGAATATCAAACATTTACAGTCGTTAGACTACAAAGGTAGCGATGTTACTTTACACTTCCAGCTGGACTCTGCAAACTACCCTGATCCGGACCCTCAAGCAAagatattcttttttgatataGATAATACCTTATATAGTGGGAGTAGTGGTATTGCACAACAGATGCAATGGCGAATATTCAATTATATCGTACATGAGGTCGGTGTAAGATCCCATGAAGAGGCAAGGAAGTTGATGAATGAGTATTATGAAAGGTACGGCCTGTGTCTATTCGGTTTAATTAATGAGTATAATGTGAACCCAGCAGACTACAATACGTTGGTGGACGATGCGTTGGACTTGGACGGGTTATTGAAGCCAAACTGGCAGCTACGTCAAGCTCTGATCGACTTGAAGTTCAGCGGAAAGTTTGACAAGTTGTGGTTGTTCACAAATGCTTACAAGAATCATGCCCTACGGTGTATTAAACTGCTTGGAATTGCGGACCTTTTCGATGGTATAACGTATTGTAACTATATGCAGAGAGAGGATCTCGTTTGCAAACCGGATCTAAGGTATTACGAGCAGGCGAAATTGGAATCCGGTCTTGGGTGTTGGACCAATGCTACTTTCGTAGATGACAGCTTGGTAAATTTACAAGCTGCTAAACATTTGGGAATGCAGCAACTTTTCCACGTTTCTGAAGAGTCAGAGTCGTATAAGAAGGTGGAAGACAGGATAATGTCCGTGAACTCTGTGACTGAACTAGCCAAATTACTGAAGTGATGATCTCATATCGTCTTTCCATCAATCTGATGGTACCGGGGAACCCGTCTAGTTTCTGTTGATCATGGGCAGTTCCTATGAACTCTAGGAAAATAAGAGGAGACCAACTGAATGTTATGAGTCCAACAGCAAGACGTGAAACTCGGCTGTTTTTGAGCCATGTACAGTCATTCTATGTCCTAGAAGATACTTATTTTGCATCGTGATCTTTCGCATTTGCCCTTCCCTAGTGCCCTTTTAGCACCCCAAATATAATTACATACCAAATTCTATATCTTGACAAACACATTAATTATTCCTACAATAATGGTAAGTTCTACGCCGTTGGCTCCATCTTCACACGCATCCAGTATACAATCCTTGAAGTATTGAGCTACGGTGGATTCCCCAAAGTTACAATTGTCTGATCCAAAGATAATCAGCACAAAATAGAGCAGGTCTTTGTAGTTCTGTGCATCGAATAGCTCGTTAAACGTATTGATTACCGCTGTAGTCTTTGGAAACAGTTGGTTTAATATGTGGATCCTCACTGGTGGAATAAGTTTAGTAAGTCTTTCCAACAAGAAATAGAACCTGTC is part of the Huiozyma naganishii CBS 8797 chromosome 4, complete genome genome and encodes:
- the PHM8 gene encoding bifunctional nucleotidase/lysophosphatidic acid phosphatase (similar to Saccharomyces cerevisiae PHM8 (YER037W) and SDT1 (YGL224C); ancestral locus Anc_3.536), giving the protein MTVRYNFRKDALRQCRENIKHLQSLDYKGSDVTLHFQLDSANYPDPDPQAKIFFFDIDNTLYSGSSGIAQQMQWRIFNYIVHEVGVRSHEEARKLMNEYYERYGLCLFGLINEYNVNPADYNTLVDDALDLDGLLKPNWQLRQALIDLKFSGKFDKLWLFTNAYKNHALRCIKLLGIADLFDGITYCNYMQREDLVCKPDLRYYEQAKLESGLGCWTNATFVDDSLVNLQAAKHLGMQQLFHVSEESESYKKVEDRIMSVNSVTELAKLLK